From the genome of Bacillota bacterium:
GGCTGCCCGCTTCGACCAGCACGAATATCGAGGGGATAATGTGGGGCAAGCTGCTGGTCAACATCGCCATAAATCCCTTGACGGCGATCTTACGGGTACGTAACGGCCAGCTGCTCGATGTGCCCGCGGCAATGGAGGTGATGAAAGAGGCGGTCTCGGAAGGATTGGAAGTAGCTCGCCGCGCCGGAGTGCACATCCCGTACAGTGATCCTTGGTTAAGGGTGTTGGAGGTAGCTCGGCTCACCGCAGCCAACCGTTCGTCTATGATGCAGGATGTGGAGGCTGGCCGAAGGACTGAGATTGACTTCATCAACGGAGCAGTGGTCAGGGAAGGGGTGCGCCTCGGGGTGATCACTCCCGTCAACCTAACCCTGACGCGGCTAGTGCATTGCCTAGAAACCACGGGGACGCGTATTTTTAATCAACCGTGATGGTAATCAAGGGAGGTGAAATAGCGAGTCGCGTTAGGCTGTCCGGACTAGACGGTACAAGATGATGGCTTGAAAGGAGGCGCCAGAATGTCGGAGAAAGAGAAAAAGCCCTTGCAAGAGGACTTTGAAGCCAGGGAACGCACGACGGCCGACGTGAAAGAGCCGCCGGCGGGGTGGAAGCAAATCCTGGCTGCGTTCGGCCCTAGCTTCGTGCTTGCTGGAGCCACCGTGGGTTCAGGCGAGATTATTGCTACGCCTATCCTGGGGGCTAAGGTCGGTCTCGTCATGCTGTGGGCCATAATTGCTAGTTGCCTCATCAAGCTGCCGGTGCAAGAGCAATTTGGAAGGTATGCCGTTTACTCAGGCAAGAGCTTGCTTACTATCCTTGATGAGTTACCTGGGCCCCGGCTCCGTGCTTCGTGGGCTGTCTGGTGGGTCCTGTTTCTGATGACCTTCTTGTTGATCATAATGGCGGGTATCGTTGGCGTAGTTGGCCTCGCCTTACGAGGACTGTTTGGTGTTGGGAGTGCGAACTTGTGGGGCTTGATAGCCGGGGTGGTAGGCCTGGCCCTGATATTCCGGGGTTTGTACACCGACTTGCAAAGGGTGAGGCTGGTCATGGTGGTAGCCTTCTCTGCTATCACCGTGCTGCTGGCATTCATAGTCTTGCCTTTCACCCCATACGCTCCTTCAGGGCAAGATCTTCTCCGCGGGTTGGCCCTGCATTTCCCCAAGGAAGGATGGGCGGTAGCCCTGGCTGTATTTGGCATGACCGGCATAACGGCAAATGAAATGATTACCTACACCTACTGGGTACTTGGGAAGGGTTACTCTGCATGGTCCGGACCTGTGGGCTCACCGAACTGGTTGCACCGGGCGCGAGGCTGGATCCGCGTGATGCACTGGGACTTGGTGTGCGCGGCGATCGTCTACACCATCACTACGGTGGCCTTCTACGTGTTGGGCGCTGCCGTGCTGGCAAAGCTCGGAACGATCCCGGCTGGTTTCAAGGTCGTTGACCAGCTGGCGGCGATGTACACGAAGACGGTCGGCGAGTGGGCCAGGGTGCTTTTCATGATCGCTGCATTCGCTATCCTCTACAGCACCTACATTGTAAACACTGCGGGCTTTGGGCGAGCGTTTCCTGATGTGCTCGCGCGCCTACGCCTGATTAAGCTGGACACGCCCGAGGCGTATTTGTTCTGGCGTCGCTTCTTTACCGTCGCGAGTGCAGCATGCATGTTCGTCCTTTATTACCTCGTCCCTAGGCCGACGGTGTTGATCATAACGGGTGGTATGATTCTGGGGTTGTCTCTTCCTCTGGCGGCCCTTGTGGCTCTCCTGCTGGATTCCAAGTTGCGGCGCGAGCAGGTTGATCTGGCTCAGCC
Proteins encoded in this window:
- a CDS encoding Nramp family divalent metal transporter; translated protein: MSEKEKKPLQEDFEARERTTADVKEPPAGWKQILAAFGPSFVLAGATVGSGEIIATPILGAKVGLVMLWAIIASCLIKLPVQEQFGRYAVYSGKSLLTILDELPGPRLRASWAVWWVLFLMTFLLIIMAGIVGVVGLALRGLFGVGSANLWGLIAGVVGLALIFRGLYTDLQRVRLVMVVAFSAITVLLAFIVLPFTPYAPSGQDLLRGLALHFPKEGWAVALAVFGMTGITANEMITYTYWVLGKGYSAWSGPVGSPNWLHRARGWIRVMHWDLVCAAIVYTITTVAFYVLGAAVLAKLGTIPAGFKVVDQLAAMYTKTVGEWARVLFMIAAFAILYSTYIVNTAGFGRAFPDVLARLRLIKLDTPEAYLFWRRFFTVASAACMFVLYYLVPRPTVLIITGGMILGLSLPLAALVALLLDSKLRREQVDLAQPSWLRALLWVASLGIWVFTIWGYATGAIK